A section of the Streptomyces sp. CG1 genome encodes:
- a CDS encoding TIGR00730 family Rossman fold protein encodes MATGNPEGKKVPPDEQRLGPVLRRRGQVTASTTDQRLLDAGGPTDWVHTDPWRVLRIQSEFIEGFGTLAELPPAISVFGSARTPVDSPEYDAGVRLGRGLVEAGWAVITGGGPGAMEAANKGACEAGGISVGLGIELPFEQGLNPYVDIGLNFRYFFVRKMMFVKYAQGFVVLPGGLGTLDEFFEALTLVQTQKVTRFPIVLFGSEYWGGLVDWLKNTLVAQGKAAEKDLLLFHVTDDVDEAVALVSKEAAR; translated from the coding sequence ATGGCTACCGGTAACCCCGAGGGGAAGAAGGTGCCGCCGGACGAGCAGCGGCTCGGGCCGGTCCTCCGACGGCGGGGACAGGTGACGGCGAGTACGACCGACCAGCGGCTGCTGGACGCGGGCGGCCCCACGGACTGGGTCCACACCGACCCCTGGCGCGTGCTCCGCATCCAGTCGGAGTTCATCGAGGGCTTCGGCACACTGGCCGAACTCCCGCCTGCCATCAGCGTGTTCGGCTCGGCCCGGACGCCCGTGGACTCGCCGGAGTACGACGCGGGGGTGCGGCTCGGCCGCGGGCTGGTCGAGGCGGGCTGGGCGGTGATCACGGGCGGCGGACCCGGGGCGATGGAGGCGGCCAACAAGGGCGCGTGCGAGGCGGGCGGCATCTCGGTCGGCCTCGGCATCGAACTTCCCTTCGAGCAGGGTCTGAACCCGTACGTCGACATCGGCCTCAACTTCCGCTACTTCTTCGTCCGCAAGATGATGTTCGTGAAGTACGCGCAGGGGTTCGTGGTCCTGCCCGGCGGCCTCGGCACGCTCGACGAGTTCTTCGAGGCGCTGACCCTGGTCCAGACCCAGAAGGTCACCCGCTTCCCGATCGTCCTCTTCGGCAGCGAGTACTGGGGCGGCCTGGTGGACTGGCTGAAGAACACGCTGGTCGCCCAGGGCAAGGCCGCCGAAAAGGACCTCCTCCTCTTCCACGTGACAGACGACGTCGACGAGGCGGTGGCCCTGGTCTCGAAGGAAGCGGCCCGCTAG
- the folP gene encoding dihydropteroate synthase: MLRLRRREFGPQEPVIMAIVNRTPDSFYDQGATFRDEPALARVEQAVVEGAAIVDIGGVKAGPGDEVTAEEEARRTVGFVTEVRRRYPDVIISVDTWRAEVGAAVCEAGADLLNDAWGGVDPGLAEVAARYGAGLVCTHAGGARPRTRPHRVTYDDVMADILDVTLGLAERAVSLGVPRESVLIDPGHDFGKSTRHSLEATRRLGEMVATGWPVLVSLSNKDFVGETLDRPVKERLIGTLATTAVSAWLGAQVYRVHEVIETRQVLEMVASIAGHRFPTVARRGLA; this comes from the coding sequence ATGCTCAGGCTGCGCAGACGGGAATTCGGACCCCAGGAGCCGGTGATCATGGCGATCGTGAACCGGACTCCGGACTCCTTCTACGACCAGGGCGCCACGTTCCGCGACGAGCCGGCCCTCGCGCGGGTGGAGCAGGCGGTGGTCGAGGGTGCCGCGATCGTCGACATCGGCGGGGTGAAGGCCGGGCCGGGCGACGAGGTCACGGCCGAGGAGGAGGCGCGGCGGACGGTCGGCTTCGTGACGGAGGTACGGCGGCGCTACCCGGACGTGATCATCAGCGTGGACACCTGGCGGGCCGAGGTCGGCGCGGCGGTGTGCGAGGCGGGGGCGGATCTGCTGAACGACGCGTGGGGCGGCGTCGACCCAGGGCTCGCGGAGGTCGCGGCGCGGTACGGGGCGGGGCTGGTGTGCACGCACGCGGGGGGTGCGCGGCCGCGGACGCGTCCGCACCGGGTGACGTACGACGACGTCATGGCCGACATTCTCGACGTGACCCTGGGGCTGGCCGAGCGGGCGGTGTCGCTCGGGGTGCCGCGGGAGTCGGTGCTGATCGATCCCGGGCACGACTTCGGGAAGAGCACGCGGCACAGTCTGGAGGCGACGCGGCGGCTGGGCGAGATGGTCGCCACGGGGTGGCCCGTGCTGGTGTCGTTGTCCAACAAGGACTTCGTGGGCGAGACCTTGGACCGGCCCGTGAAGGAACGTTTGATCGGTACGTTGGCGACGACCGCGGTGTCGGCGTGGCTCGGGGCGCAGGTGTACCGCGTGCACGAGGTCATCGAGACCCGCCAGGTACTGGAGATGGTCGCGTCGATAGCCGGCCACCGGTTCCCCACGGTGGCTCGCCGGGGTCTGGCCTGA
- the dapE gene encoding succinyl-diaminopimelate desuccinylase, with translation MADTSLDLTLDAAALTAQLVDFPSESGTEKPLADAIETALRALPHLTVDRYGNNVIARTNLGRAERVILAGHIDTVPIADNVPSRLDEDGVLWGCGTCDMKAGVAVQLRIAATVPAPNRDLTFVFYDNEEVAAELNGLKHVAEAHPEWLRGDFAVLLEPSDGEVEGGCQGTLRVLLKTKGERAHSARGWMGSNAIHAAAPILARLASYEPRWPLIDGLEYREGLNAVGISGGVAGNIIPDECVVKVNFRYAPDRTEEEAIAHVREVFADCGVTEFVVDDHSPGALPGLSHPAAVAFIEAVGGTPKPKYGWTDVSRFSALGVPAVNYGPGNPHLAHKRDERVETAKILAGEERLRDWLTA, from the coding sequence ATGGCCGACACCTCGCTTGACCTCACGCTGGATGCCGCGGCGCTCACCGCGCAGCTCGTGGACTTCCCCTCCGAGAGCGGCACCGAGAAGCCGCTCGCGGACGCGATCGAGACCGCCCTGCGCGCCCTGCCGCACCTGACGGTCGACCGTTACGGCAACAACGTGATCGCGCGCACGAACCTGGGCCGCGCCGAGCGCGTGATCCTGGCCGGCCACATCGACACGGTCCCGATCGCGGACAACGTGCCCTCGCGCCTCGACGAGGACGGCGTGCTGTGGGGCTGCGGCACCTGCGACATGAAGGCGGGCGTCGCGGTGCAGCTGCGCATCGCGGCCACGGTCCCCGCCCCCAACCGCGACCTGACCTTCGTCTTCTACGACAACGAGGAGGTCGCCGCCGAGCTGAACGGCCTCAAGCACGTCGCCGAGGCCCATCCCGAGTGGCTGCGCGGCGACTTCGCGGTCCTGCTGGAGCCCTCCGACGGCGAGGTCGAGGGCGGCTGCCAGGGCACGCTGCGGGTGCTGCTGAAGACGAAGGGCGAGCGGGCCCACTCGGCGCGCGGCTGGATGGGCTCCAACGCCATCCACGCGGCGGCCCCCATCCTGGCCCGCCTGGCGTCCTACGAGCCGCGCTGGCCGCTGATCGACGGCCTGGAGTACCGCGAGGGCCTGAACGCGGTCGGCATCAGCGGCGGGGTCGCCGGCAACATCATCCCCGACGAGTGCGTGGTCAAGGTCAACTTCCGCTACGCCCCCGACCGCACCGAGGAGGAGGCGATCGCGCACGTCCGTGAGGTGTTCGCGGACTGCGGGGTGACGGAGTTCGTGGTCGACGACCACAGCCCCGGTGCGCTGCCCGGCCTCTCTCACCCGGCCGCGGTGGCCTTCATCGAGGCGGTGGGCGGCACCCCGAAGCCGAAGTACGGCTGGACGGACGTCTCCCGCTTCTCCGCGCTCGGCGTCCCCGCGGTCAACTACGGCCCCGGCAACCCGCACTTGGCCCACAAGCGCGACGAGCGGGTGGAGACGGCGAAGATCCTGGCGGGCGAGGAGAGGCTGCGGGACTGGCTGACGGCGTAA